A genomic window from Salvia miltiorrhiza cultivar Shanhuang (shh) chromosome 5, IMPLAD_Smil_shh, whole genome shotgun sequence includes:
- the LOC131024951 gene encoding E3 ubiquitin-protein ligase AIP2-like, which translates to MAASEGEIQPRLQELQKQLAKKQLFEGSVSEIRSLLKQHYSTASPNLRKTFYTVVCRVATVLKTRHTSPGFWNAGLNLFQEAEQLVWDASERKHLQSCIAQAQDQLGEVQNRSEDSRESRSNGGYLFEGHLTVDREPPQPAWLVQTNLLTAAAALLHGESSAEQTGIANSGEGATSLLHELVNSLDDILPEFLPADSGAPRVPPASKEVVANLPITKVTEGILVKLGKDAVCSICQENLVVDDEMQELPCKHMFHPPCLKPWLDEHNSCPICRHELRTDDHAYESWKEREKEAEEDRKGAANAVRGGEYMYV; encoded by the exons ATGGCGGCAAGCGAAGGAGAAATTCAGCCGAGACTGCAGGAGTTGCAGAAACAGCTGGCCAAGAAACAGTTGTTCGAGGGATCTGTTTCCGAAATCAGATCTCTTCTAAAACAACATTATTCAACCGCTTCACCTAATCTACGCAAAACG TTTTACACCGTTGTGTGTCGTGTTGCAACTGTTTTGAAGACGAGACACACTTCCCCCGGGTTTTGGAATGCTGGGCTCAACCTCTTCCAGGAGGCTGAACAGCTCGTTTGGGACGCCTCCGAGAGAAAGCACTTGCAGAGCTGCATTGCTCAGGCGCAGGACCAATTAGGCGAAGTACAAAACCGGTCTGAAGACTCTCGAGAGAGTAGAAGTAATGGAG GTTATTTATTTGAAGGGCATCTCACTGTAGACCGTGAGCCTCCACAGCCGGCTTGGTTGGTGCAAACGAATCTGCtgactgccgctgctgccttGCTTCATGGTGAGTCGTCAGCAGAGCAGACGGGGATTGCCAACTCGGGAGAAGGTGCTACGAGCCTACTGCACGAGCTGGTTAATAGCCTGGATGATATTCTGCCGGAG TTTCTGCCAGCTGATTCTGGGGCTCCAAGAGTGCCACCTGCTAGCAAGGAAGTCGTGGCAAATCTCCCCATCACGAAAGTTACAGAAGGAATCTTGGTGAAGCTCGGTAAAGATGCCGTGTGTTCCATTTGCCAGGAGAACTTGGTCGTAGACGATGAGATGCAAGAGTTACCTTGCAAGCATATGTTCCATCCTCCTTGCCTCAAACCATGGCTG GATGAGCACAATTCTTGCCCAATCTGTCGCCATGAGCTAAGAACCGACGATCATGCCTACGAAAGTTGGAAGGAAAGGGAGAAAGAGGCGGAGGAGGATCGGAAAGGGGCTGCCAACGCGGTCCGTGGGGGTGAATACATGTATGTGTAG